The genomic stretch acctcttttcaaattagaaacctggaccttaagtccttgattttcaaatttcacttttgtaaatacttcttttgaattgatcttaatcataccttgaccatccttttgtgaataatcataatcaattaacttcacccattcaagtgttttgtggctttgtccattcttgttaagttttctcacacattagccataggtttcaattaccatagtggttgatgtaaatcttaccttgtccttagtgagttgattgtaagtcttccatacttattatagggttaacccttcactagtatgttgaagctatcctcgcatggtggattgttgattcaggttgagttttctcccattggtaatgaaaagccttagtgcttgtgttttaaaattgaatccactaacttttggaagtttttagccgaactacggcgttttgatcctttaccttttcatggaaaggtacgtaggcaacgggttcatccgttcaaacacaaaaataataacttgtacattcttttctcatcatcccattcatgtttgcacaataaatatttcataacaaataacattttcattcaacaagtgtgaaaagggctccctaggagtaactaggacgttttgggtgcctaacaccttcccattgcgtaatttaccccttaccccgatctctgatcttttcattagttttctacgcgtaaaacttcttaggcttttgttcgctttttagccagtcctttggataaataaaagtgcggtggcgactcgattctttgtatactttgcttttggtttaatcaatagaccataaagtgacgaatacaccgctacagttgctgaaaaagaaaaaaaatgctAAAAGCTAGAAAGCTGAAAACTAAATTGCAGAGCGTAAAAAAAAATGTAAAAGTCGGCCGTCCCCAATTTTTCCCATTTGGGTCCTTTATATAGTGTTCATTTGGTCTTGGTGGTTGAGAAAATCAAGGGAGACTTGGTTTTGGTGGTTGAGAAAATCAAGGGAGACTTGGTTTTGAATGAGGGATCCGTGGAGAAAAGTTTGTTGGAGCAAAATTTGGCACGTTTGGCTGACCGCTTCAAAGCGTACTTCGTGGATGCGTCAAAGTCAAAAATATAGGAGTggggtgtgacgtccgtcacaccatgtgttacgctcgtaacacagAGTAGaaaggcgtgacgctcgtcacaccatgcGTGGCGCTCGTCACAGCCTCTCAGCGCATCTCCTTtgtagttgtgggctgggctttagtggaattctctttcatcctctttttgcacctccttttcttcctttttcacttaagcttcaaataagttacctgagacaaatagaagggaaaataccacgtaatatcgaataatatgaaataaattgaaacaaataataatataatttaattaaatcaagtccaaaaatgtgatattatttcatgttatcagaatccgttcgtgtggactgagtagaggcgttgtcatcgttcaacgttcgtgatcgctccgtagatctgcatcaaaggtttcaatcatcacaagaggtaactattctatcactgatcatgcccattcgtaaggatcactaaaggagaaaattttaatttccgctgcattttggatcacCCTTCTCCTTCAGAATCAAGTCCTGATGATGAGGAGTGAGCCTTGGAGGAGGTGACAATGACGAAAAACTTTCTATTACAATGTGAATAATTTTAAAATCTTTTCGGTCATcatttctttttatgtttatgcttttaTTTAGGTTGAATTTTATTTTTGCTCTACTTTCGGTTGTAGTTCAAAACTATTTTGGGGATGTGTAATTCTACTTTTAAGTCTTTTGGGGAGTACCCTTTTGTCGATGTTTACACCCAAAAAAAATTGAATGTTCAAGTAATTATTAAGTTGTTGTTGATTATGTTGcatgttttaattttgtttagGAAAGAAAATTTTGTTGTTTGTCATCAAGTTTAGTTTTCTAACTTGCTTATAGAAGCAAATCAAGACTCAATCAAGTTTTAAAGCTGTTTAACAAAAATGTAATGGTGATAATAGAAATTTTGATGTGAAGCATGCAAGAAAAGTACATGGTTATTTCTTTGTAGAATGTTAGCATGAATTTGAACTTTGTTCTTTATGCAAaatcatttcatgcatcattttgcaaAAACTTGTTTCAAATTCTTGAATAACTTAGGACTAAATCAGAAATTGTGAGAAAACTATCAATTGTTCACTAAATTGCTAAGGATGACTAATAATTCTTATTTTAGCTcggttgattcatgttaaatcTTACATTTGTTGTAAATTTATGAAAGCAGTGAAAGGATCAAGGCATTTATTTAATGAGAAATACCACTAAACCAAAGATGACTTCAATTTACCTTGTGAGAGAGTGAGTATTTGAAAAACCCTTTGAGCCATAAAAGTCTTGAATGAatcaattgaaaaattaaaaaaaaatgatttaTTGCAAATTTTTTCTTCAAAGTAAACACAACCTAACTTTGTtgaaacaaaaaaacaaaacaaaaatgaAGAACATGTTCTTGAAAGGAAAGAAATAAATGTTTAAAGTTAGGGGAAAATTTTAGTTGAatgaaataagaaaaagaaaaatgttAAAAAGGGCCAATGAAGagaaataaaataaagaaaaaaacaacaaagaaaaaaGATTGCATTGGCTATCAAAAGACATTGAGGGATGAAAAAGAGAATGAGAAAAGAACAAGAATAGATGTTATATCAACTTGAAGTGTTCTTCATAAAATTTTAAACTAATGTTGTTTCAAAAACCTCAGAAATGACCATTTGTTGTGAAATCCGGACAAGTTTCAACCAtgaaaagcccttagtgatctaTGTTTATATGATTTCGCAATAATTGTTGAGAGGAATGCATGAATTGATCTGGATGTTAACAAGATTATCATATGAGAGTATTTGTCCCGAATAAATGAGTATAAAATTCTTCATCCATTTTATGAAGATGAAAGTTAGGATGATTCAAGTATGAAAATGTTGTTGCTTGAGAATGTATTACATGATTTTTGTGTTTATAACTTAATTCATATTCATGTTTTGATTCTATAAAGTGATTGAGCAATACCTGCATGCGTGCATCTGTTAAATTTGAACCATGCATGTTTCTCGTGATTTTGAAGTTTGAGTAAATCTTCTTGTTTTCTTTTAAGAGAGTTTAAACTTTATTTGAGGGCAAACAAAGATTCAAGTTGGGGAGAGTTTGATGAGTGTCAAATTCGACTATAATTTCACATAAAAACTTGGAATTTGTAAGCTCAATTTTACATTTTCAATCATTTAATTCCCCGATTTTTGATAGAATGTAACTTTAATTGCATTTAGTTGTGGTATCTTTGATGGGTGTGTTAGTATGCAGGAAATTGATGAATTAATCCAAAAATGACTACACAAAATAAAGAAAATGTCACAAATCAAGGAAGAGAGAAGTCAGCAAGCTCGCCCAGCGAGAAGGAGCAAAGTGAGGGCGAGCTCTCCCAACGAAGTGAAGGAGAGGCAAAGAATAAGAATTTAAGTAGGAAAAGTTGGCATGGTCGTCGGGCGAGGTTTTAAGCAGGAAGCTCGTCGGATGAGGTCTTGGTTGCTGGGAGAGACAAGAAATTCTCCAAGGGTGGTTTGAGGTATGTGTGCTGGCAGAAGGGACTTTCATAAAGGTGATTTCGTCGGGCGAGCTTTTAGTCGTTGGGCGAGATAAGAAATTTTATTTTTCTATAAATAGCAACAAAATCAAAATTTGGAGGAACACTTGATATTTTTATGCCCTAAAACTCATTGTAAGATCAATAACTTATAATCCATTGAATCTGAGCCAATACGCAACCTTGATCGATTAATTAACTTGGATACTTATTCATATCTTGTCATCTATTTTCGTGCAAGTTACTATGGTTAAAGTAGCTAAACCCTTTTTGTCCAAATTGGAGGTAGTTAATCTTGATCGTATGTATTTTGTTTAAATCTTGTCTTGTGAAATAAGTTATTAATCAATATTGATATTATCTTTGCTTTCGTGTCTTTCTTTGGTTTGGATTACTATTGATAAATATCTTTCAAACCTAGACCTAAGATAATCATCTATTAATGAGTAAACTCTAGATATAGATTTGTAAATTGATATTCACTTGTATTAAGTTTAAGATTATTGTGTTGATTATTAGGTTGAGAGATCATTTAGTAATCAATACGGCAGTATTCACAATATCGCTTTAGATCTAAACGATATTGAGAGGATACATGATAATAAAGATTGATAAACATGTTCACATGCTAGATTAAGAAAATACATATGAGAAAGGTTAATGAAATCCAATCTTGACATATTTCTCTAATTGTTAATTTCTTAAAACCATTTACCGTTGTTACAAATTGTTGCAATCATTACTTTCCGAAACCAAAACTCTTGTTACTTTTTCCTTAAAATTATATTAATTGTTGAATGCCAGTTATGTCGCActaatccctgtggagacgatacAAAAATACTTACCCTTAATTGAAAAACCACTGAAAAAGGGTTTTTAACAGTTATCCACTGTATTACCAATAAATCCCCCATTCGAACTAGATTGTGCTACCATTTGTCAAGATAATTGACTGATTTGCATCTCTAAGTTCTTATTCAGGCTTTAATATTCTTGTTCATGGTTATATGATTTTGTGTCATTTCTGTATGAGTCTTAAACATGTCTTTTTTATTCTTGTTAACCTGTTTAAAACTTGACTGAGTTGCTTTCATGAAGTTGACCAAGGTTTCCTCTATTGGTGAAGGTTTACACTGAGGTGCTTGGGGAACCTATTGAACTTCTTGATTAGCATTCAAAGTTTGATTGTTTCTCCGTTTGAAATTCAGGTTGTCTTTTCAACCATGATTGTAGGTGTTGGAATACGGATTGTTCTTCTAAAAATTAGCATATTGAAATTCTACACTCTCAACTTTGTATAGTTACCAGCATGCCCCTCTCCACAAAATTGTAACGGAGTGTATGAACTTGGCTAACATTAGCTTGGGCTAGTTGGGATGCAACTACCTATTTAAAAAGTGCTTTTATTTGAGCATCCAGTGTTTTTTTTAATCAATTGCATGAATACCTTTTTGTTTCATTACTAGTTCACTTAAGTAGTACTCATTCTAACACATTCTCAATCAGTGTCTTTAACTCTTTATCAGTTTTTTCTCTCAATGTACCTCGAGTTAAGGCAATAAGATTTCACGTTTGTGTTCTCAACCCTTAGATAAAGTGTGTCATCTTTTCCATAACACTTATATTATGATTCAGGCACCTACGGAGTAACAACTTCAACATTTCCCATGCATCACATAATGACTCATactcttcttgatcaaagttggAAATTGCAGTTTTTTTCTCTACAAACTGAGCATTTGAATAATACATATCCAAGAACTTGTCCTCCAATTCATCAATTGATTAAAAAAACAATTGCAGTTTTTTTCTCTACAAACTGAGCAGGTATGAATAGTTTCATTTGGGATGCATTACAACCAACCCTTTGCACGACCTATCAGGGAAAAACCAAACAAATGTAATTTTACCTGATCCTTAATGATATCTCGTAAAATTGAGCATGTCTCATAAACTTTAGCGAGATGCTCCCAAGGATCTATGATTGCTTTCCTGTCGAACGACTTACCTTTCAAACCTAAAAGTACATAATTCTTAACGTCAAAATTTATAGGGTTGGTCGGTTGAAATCCTAGTGAAATCTGCACATCATCAGTCCTTTTGCAATATTCTCTCAATGTTTGTCTCAATGGAGCTGACATCTATTATTTTTCTTATTTGGTTCTTCGATGATTTGCAGTGTTTCTCGTTTAGCTTGACGAATCACACCATCCTTTCGATTTTTGGGTCTATCGGTTTCATCATCGTATCCGAAACTCgcataaacaaataaacaatacCCTAGTAGCACTGCACCAAATCAAACTGACAAAAAGtagaataaaaattaaaacctgacaaaataaaatgaaacaaaaaataaatttaaaacaTCGCACAATATTGCCTTGTGAAATTTTTTAACAATCTTCGGCAACAACACCAAAAATTTGATGGAATAGACTAGCAAGTGTATCAGTGGTATCAAAGTAATAAATTGAATTCGTCTCCACAGGGATCGTAAATTTGACAAAGTAAAATAGCacaatttaaaataaataattggGTTTTTCGATGGTGTTGGTTCACAAACAAGAACGAGAAAATAAACGAAAAAAATTTGATAATGAAATGCAATTAGATCTTTATTTCGAATCCCCTAATTATACATGTTGATGAAATGTGCATTATACATTACAATACACTAAAATCTCCCACCGAATTAACAAGACCACTACACTCAATTCCTTGGTGTATAACTCATTAATTTACACAATAATTCCCAAATTCCTTAAGCAAATTCAGAGTTAAATTAGGCGTTACTAAATTCGTTAGTTCACTTGGAACAACTTACAATCACTAATTCTTAATTACTATGTCGATTATGTGTCCTAGTTCAGACGTAGACTTATGGTCAATAATCCATCCTCATCTTATATCAATTAATACGCTCGTTAATACACAAAAAGTAATGAACACAAAAACAATTATATAAGATAATACTAAAGTAACTCAAATAATATCAATTAGTCATATAATTCAATAGACTGCACTTAGAGCATCTCCAACCGTGAACCCATTTTTGGGTTTTTTGTGGGACCTATTAAGCCACATCAGCTTGAAGCAACTCAACTACTTTTTCACTCCAATGGTGCAACTCTGAAGAACTCAGATTGGATCTCACAActttattttatatattaatattttattcatattaaattttatattaattaaaataataattttagtgttttaaattaaatttgatataaaataaagaaaatttaaattaaatttataatttaaaatGATAATTAAAATTAATCTCAAATACATGATAtataattaaaaacaataaaaataaataacatcaCATAATTAATCAAACTtaaatttcatcatcttcatgtCCAAAACGTTCCCAAATATATTCGACTAGATCTCCTTGAAGTTTACGACGAACTTGTTTTTCTTGAATACTTGTTCTTCTTTCTGGTCTTGTTGCAAGATTCGGATGAGGACCGCTAAATGTTTCAGTTGTTGAGTTATTGATATCCACATTATCATAAGAGTAATCAAAATTACCTTCATATGTATGTCGTTCGTCTTCCACAATCATGTTGTGCAATATGATGCAGGCATATATGGTATGCTTGAGAGTGTCCATGTGCCAAGCACGCGCTGGGCCACGTATAATTGCAAATCGAGattgaagcactccaaatgctCGCTCCACATCTTTTCTAGCCGATTCTTGATGTTGAGCaaataattttttcttttctcCCTGTGGCATTGAAATAGTCTTGACAAATGTAGCCCACTCGAGATATATACCATCTGCTAAATAATACCCCATATTATATGGTGTCCCATTGATTGTATATTGCACATTGGGATCACGTCCTTCCAAAATATCGTTAAACATgtttgtaacacctcaaaatttgccctcctctcttgggactagcataacctattgcatatcattttttaggtcattaggcattgcatattgcatgtcatgtggttacattgtgcaagtcatcctcataagtcttgatcaggagatgaagaggtcatgatgcaagttagggtttcattggactggatcactaatcatctgaggatgtggggatcaaattagggttttgattctcaagggggattggtcttcatcttggttgcaatgatacatcatcatcatcatggtcttgatatcatccaagaggttcaagagattgatcagatacctggggattagggttttgaccactggtcaaccctaatcagttgcattgggccaatcagaGCATGGCAAGGAGAGGGGGgctataatggatatggggatcatcatgtgattttattgagcttatggaggctagggtttcatccttgagccatttcatcagagaattggggctcaacttgatcagtgcattgccagattcatctatcagttgaaaaagtcaattgtggtcaactgtgcttgattttatggatttggaggtgggagagagttggatacacttcattcatgttgaaacaagtttcatttgacatttcaaacctcaagaatgaagaaaataaagtcagacaaaaaaattgccaaaaatagaaagtgacttgtaatggaagtttccaaaaatggaaagtttttcaccacaaaattacatgtccaaaaaagcttcaaatggaaatttgttcgacatgaaagttgtagatcttgctctcacctttccaaaaagtccaagaacttgaaattcccatgtgtggttagcaagatatggtccattcattttccaaaaatgcctataatcaaagtggcataactttcacatggaatgtccaatttgggtgatctttttgtgagcaaaccccatttcacatgtactttcatggtgtatggtcaaaattcatcaaaaatggtcatggcaaaaagtcatttttcaagtggattcaattgcatttttggtgtgaacatgtgattttgagaaatacaaggccaatgcacatgagaccacttccaacacactccaaatgctaAATGAAACTTGCTCCAACTGTCatggcactgttacattggttaattggcaaggtcatttttggactttcacttaAAGCTCATTAGTgctaatcacttccaattttgataattgagattaagaaatggattaaggagtgagtataagttactaagcataacagaatttgCTAATTACATCACACTTCTCAAGATTGGTAACTGAatttccctccaattctctcaaTTCTCCAAAACCTACACACACTTTTTTCAtcaattttgatccaaatcttcatcaatcttgTTAATTCTTCTTGGATCCATGCTCCACAAGGCTTATTGAAGATCTGTTTCATCAAATCCGTGCCAAAAGAGGGAAGAATTCCAACTGTTGGAAGCTTGatcaacaatggcaaatggatGGATCTTGCACGTGAAGCATCTCTGAGCTGGTGAACCTTTTCCATTCAACTTCCTCATCCATAAACTGCATCTGTTTCACCTTTGCACGCGTGGAAACATCCAGATTCATCACTGCTTCATCCATAAGGTATTTTTTCGAATGCCTTAATTGCATAAACTATCATATGGCTCTGGTAGGTCTTTGATTATAGGTTATCATGATGCTTATAGTTTGTGATTTGGTTGAGTATAGTGAGAGAAATCGTGATTGGAAGTTTGATGTTCATAACTTGTTTTGTTCGATTCGCTTTGTGTGTTGAGAATTAGGAGAAATCGTTTACATATTCTTAATCCTTGTTGAGAGACGAACACGTGGATATAGAGTTTGTAGCATTTGGTTGCAATTTGTTCTTGGCCAAAATCTGGAAAATCTGAAGTGTTCATAGTGAAGAACACGATGAATTGCTTGTTTGATCCTTGTTTTTCCTTTTCCATTTTGAATATGTGTTTACCGCCAGTGCCAACCAATGAAAACGCGCCATGGAATTTAATtgaaacggcgccgttttggTCATGTTGTTTAATATTACAAGTTTGGCATTATCAGaattaatttgttttatttctttatttcttttgcaattttatttcattttgatgccacaacttcaaaaattcatagatgactcattttttatccaaattaAGTGAGGGTTTTTTCATGATGCTCCTTATAATGTGaagaatttaatcatgatttttgtgatttttgtgcacgtgtaaaaaattaaaatgcctagggtttgtttggtagtgtcacatttgtacatgctttgctatatctttcataaaatgatgatgctttcgaataaatgaatgaaattttttgtgcttgttctggacactttgatggtgattttgatgtagagtttgtaatttttggatacttggtgaaggagatatgaatttttgaatagaggtgtgacaatttgtgtcacaccaagcttgatgaacttcatgattttataTGCCTGGCCTAGggacattggattgagccaaaattttgcatgattgagtaTATGTATGTCAAGATCACATGTGAATTTCTCTGGATTTATTGGTTGCATTTCataattgattgagattttctcttctgttggttcattttgtgacattgtgtgacacatgttggcatttggTTTTTGAAATCCTCATGGTgtattggatgaatgtgaaatttgacatgtgtattgtagacacatgataggtcattgtggttttgatcccattcatttatcatgcattgtcactgttttatgatttatggaagttgatgcttgtgttgatgccttgtgttggcttgtttaAATGTGTgttgactttctgattttcattgacctacttcccttgatccaattgagctgaaatttggtgtgcaTATCATATTAGGGATgaggattgatcatgaattatttggggatttattgaattgttttggtatgcatttgattgtgatcattctgtttggacttttgaggttgcaaattgcctagtttgacatgttttgctcatgaaatgataatggtgaatgatatgagcatgggaccaattgcatttgtttctaaattgtttgattgtgattttggataattttaacttgctgtttaggatttttcatctcctttggaccctaggcttggcctagtggtcttgtttctcatgtttggtttggattttcaggttaagatgcaaatgccttaaggagattgcttcaaaTTGAGTTTGAGTTGACTTGTGGATTGTTTATAACTAAccttgactttgtgttgtagggtttgatgcttgagcttgagctcatggcttgcacttgtgtgcattaattTGTGATTGCTTGTACAGATTAATTGATtaacttttgctgtttactgttgatttgtctgagtactgatggtattggattgatttcaggtaccttagttgctcACAGTTCTTATTGAACTTGCTTGCTGTTtcttggttgtgtaaaccaatagaggtagaatctcttgactccatgtagtctggaagacctggtctgttacttggccaggcacctgtctgaagtcctccttaagaggcaatgtttgtgcttgtttatttttgtgccaagcaggaaaagaccttgattaaggcaattggaagaacacaagagatgtgcaatccatctcctgctcttcttgttgagtcatccctctgctcacacaactggtgttgatgcattgggatattaacccaagatcttgtacagtgtacagttgtgtcagagtcatgagtgtagaggggttcccactttctggacccacactcctttgtctgaagctctccttggccagggataagagctatgtggtctcatcctcacttcacctttcatcagcttcaccttagcccctcaatggcaaggttaagagctaacatcacccttgtacagatgacttgccttggcagtctaacccattgtttgagcccactttgactggatatagtgtgtgctaactgtgaatgtttgctttgttttgtttatgcttgcatgcttgctttgcctggataggatagcttgctgttgtgcaagtaggtagaaaactcaacctaggaccattgtggaattcatgataactattaggctcgagtcagcTCCCTTTTggtttgtcatttcccagtctctggttaggagatagtttctcccctgttaaggggaactacgttgccttgatcctcataccagatgaggtacgtaggcaggaggtcgtgcgagatctctccgggcaaaccttttcttttttgcgtgtgtttgtttgacagttgctaggctcgagttcccgactccttagtaacttgttgtctgtttgtttgagtgtgtgcttgacagttataggctcgagttcccgactccctattaacttgtttggttgttgtgtgcttggaagctgatataagtccagtgattggcattcgggttccagtgtgggtttgtttggttcgggcgctgatataagtccagtgattggcattcgggtcccatgtttgccatttttgtgtggagtctgacataagtccagcgattggctgtcggtttcctgtgtgcgttttgttgtgtttggcgtgcgtgagccgaactacggctgctctgattctcattccagatgagatacgtaggcataggatgcgatatcctatcgagcaCTTTCCCCCtttgtcccgaactacgttgactctgatgtttgtttctgacaaactacgtaggaccaggatgcgatatcctgccgagttaccttcttcCGTCTTCCACCTGTGTCCGATAgtatgtgtgcgtgtgtgtatTCTTTGAGCGgtgtttgtttagcaaccttttctttcttttagagcgtggatcccgtcgagtacgacggacgtgaggggtgctaataccttccccttgcgtaaccgactcccgtaccctttctctttggtcgcgagaccatttcctttccaggtttacttcgagcgtttcctttccctctctgggataaataacgcacggtggcggctctgtgttgtttttatttcagcccaccggttgtttttcgcggatgcgacagctggcgactctgctggtgtagcggtgtattcgtcgctatatgatctatcgattaaatcataagctaggagatacattgaaatttcgagtcgccaccgcacttttatttatccaaaggactggctaaaaagcgaacaaaagcctaagaagttttacacgtagaaaactaataaaaagattagagagtctgggtaaggggtaaattacgcaatgggaaggtgttaggcacccactacgtcctaggtactcctagggagcccttttcacacttgttatgctaaattgttatttgttatgacaaaaatattgtgcaaacatgattgggatgatgagaaaagaatatacaatttttattgggttattggatttgaacggataaacccgctgcctacgtaccttccatcaaaggtaaggatcaaaacgccgtagttcggctaaaagatttccaaaagtgggttaggttcaattttaaacacaaaccctaggtcttacgttatccacgggagaaaactcatccttatacaaacaacaacgtccaccatgtgagaacggcttcaacttgccagggaggggttaaccctataataggcaaggaaggcttacaattcaatcactaaagacagaaggtgagattaacatcaaccactaagataaatcaaacctatagctcatgtatgaaagcattaatggacaaagccaaaacaagtgaatgagtgaaattaattgattgtgattatgaaaatggagtcaaagtatgattaagatcaattcaaataagtattatgaaatggagttttgaaaaaaagtcaaggacttgagtccaggtttttagtttgaaaacatgaagatgtttgcacaacacttatgtcaacattaaaagataaagtgtgaaaaggtttaggacataatgaatgatgaatggatgaag from Lathyrus oleraceus cultivar Zhongwan6 chromosome 7, CAAS_Psat_ZW6_1.0, whole genome shotgun sequence encodes the following:
- the LOC127102635 gene encoding uncharacterized protein LOC127102635, which translates into the protein MFNDILEGRDPNVQYTINGTPYNMGYYLADGIYLEWATFVKTISMPQGEKKKLFAQHQESARKDVERAFGVLQSRFAIIRGPARAWHMDTLKHTIYACIILHNMIVEDERHTYEGNFDYSYDNVDINNSTTETFSGPHPNLATRPERRTSIQEKQVRRKLQGDLVEYIWERFGHEDDEI